A DNA window from Cutaneotrichosporon cavernicola HIS019 DNA, chromosome: 2 contains the following coding sequences:
- a CDS encoding uncharacterized protein (Major Facilitator Superfamily), whose amino-acid sequence MGLPVLFPGDRRQETQPLVPDAGAGYGAVQLAASIKHVETLNPDETPHVDTDGVDRHLAVKYPESLVGLSEAELDAVDRRATRKIDILLMPALMALYVLNYLDRQNVSTAKIGGLTDDLNMTQSQFATCVAVLFAGYISLQIPSNMMVGRVAKPSVYICCWCAMWGTVSACTGAVQSFAGLVVCRLMLGFTEAAFFPGAVYLLSLFYTRKQLALRTAILYSGSQIGNAFGGLFALACLQLDGAHGLQGWRWLFIIEGVMTVGFAIIFALYMPNKPATMRWLDRQERDQVLFRLEMDKGTQDGTKEMTTRRAFKLSLTDPAVYLLGLTLWCCWVAAAVTNFFPIVVNSLGFSRTVTLSITAPPYILCIVCLVIVGWSSDKRRDRTWHTVCAMSVTIVANIIALATTNVAARYFAMMLMPGSFYSATIVLLSWISTSVVGPDIKRAIAIAMINSFANSANIWTSYLYKALRYILAFSVNLAASVLVILLTFLTRWYLRRQNARLDRGEDLGPNGPTQVQIEAKYRFTL is encoded by the exons ATGGGGCTCCCAGTACTGTTCCCAGGCGACAGGAGACAGGAGACACAGCCGCTCGTAcccgacgccggcgcgggTTATGGAGCTGTACAACTAGCG GCGTCGATTAAGCATGTTGAGaccctcaaccccgacgagACACCCCATGTCGACACGGACGGAGTCGATCGCCACCTCGCTGTAAAGTACCCCGAGTCCCTGGTGGGCCTgagcgaggccgagctcgacgccgtggACCGGCGCGCAACGCGCAAGAtcgacatcctcctcaTGCCGGCTCTCATGGCACTGTATGTGCTTAACTACCTG GACCGGCAGAACGTTTCCACGGCCAAGATCGGCGGCCTCACCGACGACCTAAACATGACCCAGAGCCAGTTCGCAACATGCGTTGCGGTCCTGTTTGCCGGATACA TTTCACTGCAGATCCCCTCAAACATGATGGTGGGACGAGTGGCCAAGCCCAGTGTGTATATCTGCTGTTGGTGTGCCATGTGGGGTACTGTGTCGGCGTGTACTGGCGCTGTGCAGAGTTTTGCCGGGTTGGTGGTATGTCGCCTCATGTTGGGGTTCACCGAGGCGGCATTCTTCCCCGGTGCTGTGTATCTCCTCTCGCTGTTTTATACCCGGAAACAGCTGGCATTGCGCACTGCAATCTTGTACTCTGGGTCACAGATTGGGAACGCGTTCGGTGGGCTCTTTGCCCTCGCGTGTCTTCAGCTCGATGGGGCGCACGGGCTACAGGGATGGCGCTGGCTCTTCATCATCGAGGGTGTGATGACCGTTGGGTTTGCCATCATCTTTGCTCTGTATATGCCCAACAAACCCGCTACAATGCGCTGGCTGGATCGCCAGGAACGCGACCAGGTGCTGTTCCGCCTCGAGATGGACAAGGGGACCCAGGACGGAACCAAGGAAATGAccacgcgccgcgcgtTCAAGCTATCCCTCACCGAC CCGGCAGTTtacctcctcggcctcactCTGTGGTGCTGCTGGGTCGCGGCTGCCGTCACCAACTTCTTCCCCAT TGTGGTCAACTCGCTCGGATTCAGCCGCACAGTCACGTTGTCCATCACCGCCCCACCATATATCCTGTGCATCGTGTGCCTGGTCATTGTAGGCTGGAGCTCGGACAAGCGACGCGACCGCACCTGGCACACGGTCTGTGCGATGAGCGTCACCATCGTCGCCAACAtcatcgcgctcgcgaccACAAACGTCGCCGCCCGCTACTTTGCCATGATGCTTATGCCGGGCTCGTTCTACAGCGCAACCATCGTCCTGTTGTCGTGGATCAGCACATCCGTCGTTGGACCAGACATCAAGCGAGCCATCGCAATCGCGATGATCAACAGTTTCGCCAACAGCGCCAACATCTGGACCA gctACCTCTACAAGGCGCTGCGGTATATCCTCGCATTCAGTGTCAACCTCGCTGCCAGTGtgctcgtcatcctcctcacaTTCCTGACGCGGTGGTATCTCCGCCGCCAAAATGCGCGGCTCgatcgcggcgaggacctcgGTCCGAACGGCCCGACGCAAGTCCAGATCGAGGCCAAGTACCGGTTCACGCTGTAG